From Candidatus Eisenbacteria bacterium:
CTTCGTCTTGGGTCGGGGGCGAGGGTGTAGCGGCGGTGGCACGCGCGACCAGCATGCCGCGGCCGGCGAAGCCGGCGCGGCAACGCTGCCACACATGAAGGAACGTCGGTCGCGCGTGCTTCGAATCGCGGCGGGAGTGCTCTTGCGGGCGGCGGCGCTTCGGGCAGAGTCTTCGGTAGTGGTGACGCGCCTCGTGGTGGTGATTCTGTTGGTGCCGTTCGCGGCTGGGGCGCAGGTCACGTGCGGGGGTACCGTCGGAGCGAAGCAGAAGGTCACGCTGACGGCGAACGTGGGGCCTTGTGATGGGGTGGATGCGGCGATCGTCGTCGATTCGGGATCGCTCGATCTGGCGGGGTTTGCAGTGTCGTGCAGTGATCTCGATGGCGATGGGATCTTGCCGCAGGGGATCGTGCTCACGGGAAGGAAGTCCAAGGTCATGGGCGGGACCGTCATCGGGTGCGCGAACGGCGTCGGGCTCGCGGGGCAAGGGAAGCACGTCGTGCAGGGCATGACGGTGCAGAACAGCGGCGACGACGGGGTCGACGTGCTGGCGCAGGCGGAGAAGAACCGGATCGTCGGCACTACGTCGTCGAACAACGGCGACGACGGCTTCTACCTGCGCAGCTCCAAGAACAAGGTCGCCGACAACGTGTCGACGGGCAACGGCGCCGACGGATTCGACCTGCCGACCTCCGCCGGCAAGAACAAGCTCATGCGCAATCGCGCCGACGGCAACGAGGACAGCGGCATCGAGGTGAGCGGCTCGAAGAACAAGCTCCTCCTGTCGAGCACGGGCCAGAACGGCGTCGACGGGATCCACGTCGGCGGGTCGGGGAACACGGTGAGGGGCGGCACCTCGATGGGCAACGGGGTGTACGACATCGAGGGCTGCGCCGCGAACAAGGTGAAGAAGCTCTCGTTCGGGACCGCCTCGCCCGACTGCCGGTAGCGCCGGCCGGCCCGGCTCAGCGCAGGAGGCCGCGACCGGTCACGAGCGGCAGGTCGAGCGCGGAGAGCAGCCCCGGCGGCGCGTCGCACACGGCGGGAATCGCGTTCACGATGCGCGTCGCCGTGAGGACCACGCCGCCGACGGCGTGGTCGCCCTTCTCGTCCCAGAACTCGTACTCGCACCGCATGGACGGCACGCCCTTCACCAGCACGCGGTAGCTGCCTTCGCCCTGCGGCCAGTCCGGCGCGAGGCCGTCGTCGACGCGGGTCACGTGCTCGACGACGATGACCGGCTTGCCCCCGACGATGCCCTGCACCTCGAACCGTAGCGCCCCCATGGTGCCGGGCTCGACGGTGCGATCGCCGATGCGGATCGGCTTCACCGCCGGGCGCCGCTCGAACGTCTGGCGCACGTCCTCGAGCTCGAGCCCGAGGCCCTCGGCGAGAAGGCGGACCGTACCGCCCCACGCGAACGCGAGCGTGCCCGGCGAGAGCAGGATCGGCTCGG
This genomic window contains:
- a CDS encoding right-handed parallel beta-helix repeat-containing protein, translated to MTRLVVVILLVPFAAGAQVTCGGTVGAKQKVTLTANVGPCDGVDAAIVVDSGSLDLAGFAVSCSDLDGDGILPQGIVLTGRKSKVMGGTVIGCANGVGLAGQGKHVVQGMTVQNSGDDGVDVLAQAEKNRIVGTTSSNNGDDGFYLRSSKNKVADNVSTGNGADGFDLPTSAGKNKLMRNRADGNEDSGIEVSGSKNKLLLSSTGQNGVDGIHVGGSGNTVRGGTSMGNGVYDIEGCAANKVKKLSFGTASPDCR